From Haloarcula hispanica ATCC 33960, the proteins below share one genomic window:
- a CDS encoding rhomboid family intramembrane serine protease, producing the protein MKPLRQSPTVVTLAVIGAVFLAQQAVGVVTAPRSLFALSPPLFSRPWTLVTSVYAHAGLSHLLANAVGLALAGVVLERRTSPLRFHAFFVSTGALAGVSQVSITSLVGPLVPGMVSHVSVLGASGAVFALFGYLLAANRLTDTVIGGFELAPRVQLALAGIVAAAITLATANPGVALIAHFTGLLLGFLAGRVHLLRPTDSSQMPEAANY; encoded by the coding sequence ATGAAGCCGTTGCGACAAAGCCCAACCGTGGTCACGCTGGCGGTCATCGGTGCTGTGTTCCTCGCACAGCAGGCCGTCGGCGTGGTGACCGCCCCGCGGAGCCTGTTCGCCCTCTCGCCCCCGTTGTTCAGTCGTCCCTGGACGCTCGTTACAAGCGTGTACGCACATGCTGGCCTGTCACATCTCCTCGCAAACGCCGTCGGATTGGCTCTCGCCGGCGTCGTCCTCGAACGCCGGACGTCGCCGCTCCGGTTCCACGCTTTCTTCGTTTCGACCGGTGCACTCGCCGGCGTCTCACAGGTTTCGATTACCAGTCTCGTCGGCCCGCTGGTCCCCGGGATGGTCAGCCACGTCTCCGTGCTCGGGGCCAGCGGCGCGGTGTTTGCCCTCTTCGGCTACCTGCTCGCTGCCAACCGCCTGACCGACACTGTCATCGGGGGCTTCGAACTCGCGCCGCGCGTCCAGTTGGCGCTGGCCGGCATTGTTGCCGCCGCGATCACCCTCGCGACCGCGAACCCCGGCGTCGCGCTTATCGCACACTTCACCGGCCTGTTGTTGGGGTTCCTTGCCGGGCGCGTCCACCTGCTGCGGCCGACGGACTCGTCACAGATGCCCGAGGCCGCCAACTACTGA
- a CDS encoding GIY-YIG nuclease family protein: MPGGTYTLVLERDTSRPIEVGALGEIEFPAGWYAYTGSALGSGGFGRIDRHRAVAAGDNDTRHWHIDYLLGDAATTVDRVITTEADIECAVARRVDGPTADGFDRIDAFGCSDCDCRSHLIHHEQQERLVGSVTDAHEAAQAETTAATE; encoded by the coding sequence ATGCCTGGCGGAACCTACACGCTGGTTCTCGAACGGGACACCAGCAGGCCAATCGAGGTCGGCGCGCTGGGCGAAATCGAGTTCCCGGCGGGCTGGTACGCCTACACCGGGAGTGCGCTGGGCAGCGGCGGCTTCGGGCGCATCGACCGCCACCGCGCCGTCGCCGCCGGCGACAACGACACCCGGCACTGGCACATCGACTATCTGCTCGGCGACGCGGCAACGACTGTCGACCGGGTCATCACGACCGAGGCCGACATCGAGTGCGCCGTCGCAAGGCGGGTCGACGGGCCGACGGCGGACGGATTCGACCGCATTGACGCCTTCGGCTGTTCTGACTGTGACTGTCGCTCGCATCTGATACACCACGAGCAGCAGGAACGTCTAGTCGGTTCGGTTACCGACGCCCACGAGGCCGCCCAGGCGGAAACGACGGCCGCGACCGAGTAG
- the leuS gene encoding leucine--tRNA ligase: protein MSRRYDHARVQEYWQQAWERDGVFECPTDAENPTYVLGMFPYTSGSLHMGHIRNYAITDAYARYRRMAGDDVLHPMGWDAFGLPAENAAYERDTDPESWTRTCIDQMKADLREMGFGYDWSREITTCDPEYYQWNQWLFTQFYDAGLVDYGAATVNWCPDCETVLADAQVETPPEADEGETTAGTGHSHTHGGGVCWRCGTGVEQRDLDQWFFAITDYAEELYHGLDDLEGWPDGVRDSQRNWIGRQEGARVAFSIDHDDHDTVEAFTTRLDTVYGATYLALSPGHDLARALAEADEAVADYVESVASTDDAGMSGVETDLTATHPYTGEELPVYVAAYVLDDVGTGAVMGVPAHNEQDHAFADEHDLPVEQAVEPVDGSGTDLPHAPYTGDGMLTDSGEYDGLASSAARERLREHGAAESAVTYRLRDWLISRQRYWGTPIPIVHCDDCGHVPVPEDDLPVELPDYVQTTGNPLDAAEEWKQTTCPDCGADAVRETDTMDTFVDSSWYFLRYLSPHFEDAPFDQETADEWLPIDVYVGGEEHAVLHLLYIRFFTRALSDIGLLDREEPVERLINQGTVLHSGEKMSKSKGNDIAPHEYGAETTRLFVLSAAHPSQDFEWTVKDVSTAYDFQQTLYRLVTEYTDRTETRTESTDHDAYLEREIDRTIAAVTEEYDRFRFHRVIGELQRFARLLGRYAGYDRPYQFAYGRGLRVLAGLVAPIAPFLAEEMWQLLDEDGLVAESRWPEPLRDVDDYRIERQVVRQTLDDVREITEVVDIEAPNEIELVVAADWKYRAYEIARESDPGDAIVGEIMADDDIKQHGDTAADFADRLADRGAGLEPIIDGERELNTLQQAAWLFEDEFGCDVVVRRAAPDDDLAAKARPNKPAIHIS, encoded by the coding sequence ATGTCGCGCCGATATGACCACGCCCGGGTTCAAGAATACTGGCAGCAGGCCTGGGAGCGAGACGGAGTGTTTGAATGCCCCACTGACGCCGAGAACCCGACGTACGTGTTGGGAATGTTCCCCTATACCTCTGGCTCGTTGCATATGGGGCACATCCGGAACTACGCCATCACGGACGCGTATGCTCGGTACCGGCGGATGGCCGGCGACGACGTGCTTCACCCGATGGGGTGGGACGCGTTCGGCCTGCCGGCGGAGAACGCGGCCTACGAGCGGGACACGGACCCCGAGTCCTGGACTCGGACGTGTATCGACCAGATGAAAGCCGACCTCCGGGAGATGGGCTTTGGCTACGACTGGTCCCGGGAGATCACCACCTGCGACCCCGAATACTACCAGTGGAACCAGTGGCTGTTCACCCAGTTCTACGACGCGGGGCTGGTCGACTACGGCGCGGCGACGGTGAACTGGTGTCCGGACTGCGAGACAGTGCTTGCCGACGCACAGGTCGAGACGCCGCCGGAAGCAGACGAAGGCGAGACGACCGCCGGCACCGGCCACAGCCACACCCACGGCGGCGGTGTCTGCTGGCGCTGCGGGACCGGTGTCGAGCAGCGCGACCTCGACCAGTGGTTCTTCGCCATCACCGACTACGCCGAGGAGCTGTATCACGGACTGGACGACCTGGAGGGATGGCCCGATGGCGTGCGGGACAGCCAGCGCAACTGGATTGGCCGTCAGGAGGGCGCACGCGTCGCGTTCTCCATCGACCACGACGACCACGACACTGTCGAGGCGTTTACGACGCGGCTCGACACGGTGTACGGCGCGACGTATCTGGCGCTCTCGCCCGGTCACGACCTCGCGCGAGCGCTGGCCGAGGCGGACGAGGCCGTCGCCGACTACGTGGAATCAGTGGCGAGCACGGATGACGCCGGGATGAGCGGCGTCGAGACGGACCTCACCGCGACCCACCCCTACACCGGCGAGGAACTGCCGGTGTACGTCGCGGCGTACGTGCTGGATGACGTGGGAACAGGCGCGGTCATGGGCGTGCCGGCCCACAACGAACAGGACCACGCCTTCGCCGACGAACACGACCTGCCCGTCGAGCAGGCTGTCGAACCGGTCGACGGCAGCGGGACGGACCTGCCGCACGCGCCCTACACCGGCGACGGGATGCTCACGGACAGCGGCGAGTACGACGGGCTCGCCAGCTCCGCCGCCCGCGAGCGCCTGCGCGAGCACGGGGCCGCCGAGTCCGCGGTGACCTACCGCCTGCGGGACTGGCTCATCTCCCGGCAGCGCTACTGGGGGACGCCGATTCCCATCGTTCACTGCGACGACTGCGGCCACGTCCCGGTTCCGGAAGACGACCTGCCGGTGGAACTGCCCGACTACGTCCAGACGACCGGCAATCCCCTCGATGCGGCTGAGGAGTGGAAGCAGACGACGTGTCCCGACTGCGGGGCCGACGCGGTGCGAGAGACGGACACGATGGACACGTTCGTCGACTCCTCGTGGTACTTCCTGCGATACTTGTCGCCGCATTTCGAAGATGCCCCCTTCGACCAGGAAACCGCCGACGAGTGGCTCCCGATCGACGTGTACGTCGGCGGCGAGGAACACGCGGTGCTCCACCTCCTCTATATACGCTTTTTCACTCGTGCCCTGTCGGATATCGGCCTGCTGGACCGTGAAGAGCCCGTCGAGCGGCTCATCAATCAGGGAACGGTGCTCCACAGCGGCGAGAAGATGTCCAAGTCGAAGGGCAACGACATCGCGCCCCACGAGTACGGGGCCGAGACGACGCGGCTGTTCGTCCTCTCGGCGGCCCACCCCTCCCAGGACTTCGAGTGGACCGTCAAGGACGTCTCGACGGCCTACGACTTCCAGCAGACGCTGTACCGACTTGTCACGGAGTACACTGACAGAACCGAGACACGGACCGAAAGCACCGACCACGACGCGTACCTGGAGCGGGAAATCGACCGGACTATCGCGGCCGTCACCGAAGAGTACGACCGCTTCCGGTTCCACCGCGTCATCGGCGAGCTACAGCGGTTCGCCCGGCTGCTGGGGCGCTACGCGGGCTACGACCGGCCCTACCAGTTCGCCTACGGTCGCGGCCTGCGGGTGCTCGCCGGCCTCGTCGCGCCTATCGCCCCCTTCCTCGCCGAGGAGATGTGGCAGCTGCTCGACGAGGACGGCCTCGTCGCCGAGAGCCGGTGGCCGGAACCGCTCCGGGACGTGGACGACTACCGCATCGAGCGCCAGGTCGTCCGGCAGACCCTCGACGACGTGCGCGAAATCACGGAGGTCGTCGACATCGAGGCGCCGAACGAGATCGAACTCGTCGTCGCCGCCGACTGGAAATACCGGGCCTACGAGATCGCCCGCGAGTCCGACCCCGGCGACGCCATCGTTGGCGAGATCATGGCCGACGACGACATCAAACAGCACGGCGACACAGCCGCTGACTTCGCCGACCGGCTGGCCGACCGCGGCGCGGGACTGGAACCGATTATCGACGGCGAACGCGAACTCAACACGCTCCAGCAGGCCGCGTGGCTGTTCGAAGACGAGTTCGGCTGTGACGTCGTCGTCCGGCGGGCCGCACCCGACGACGACCTCGCGGCCAAGGCGCGACCGAACAAGCCCGCGATCCACATCTCCTGA
- a CDS encoding ABC transporter permease, giving the protein MERLSSMSGRLFIAAAAFLLLAILAGFGLLAPASTPGQIFWVLASKSTLSSTLRLSVPIVLAALGGIFAEKSGIINIGLEGLLIISAFAAIFGADATGSLWLGFLIGIVASTLLAAVFAVVCIEFRADQIIAGLAVWLIALGLAPFASQVFYGGPNTSNVGTFDTITVPALADIPFFGALFDASPAVYIMFLAVAASWYVLNRTTFGRWVRAAGENPKALDTAGVDVSRVRYAAVLLSGVLSGMGGAALAINIGQFTGNGPTMVNGKGFIAIVAYLFGNYNPVGALLSTTLFAGLDAVQLRLQTADVIAVPDSLVQAIPFVAVIVVLALVGKTRLPEAAGEHYESGEE; this is encoded by the coding sequence ATGGAGCGACTCTCGTCGATGTCAGGCCGGCTGTTCATCGCCGCCGCGGCGTTCCTCCTACTGGCCATCCTCGCCGGATTCGGCCTCCTTGCGCCGGCGTCGACTCCCGGTCAGATATTCTGGGTACTGGCCTCGAAATCGACGCTGTCCTCGACGCTACGGCTCTCGGTCCCGATCGTGCTGGCCGCGCTTGGCGGCATCTTCGCCGAGAAGAGCGGCATCATCAACATCGGGCTCGAAGGCCTGCTCATCATCTCGGCCTTCGCAGCTATCTTCGGGGCCGACGCCACCGGCTCGCTGTGGCTCGGGTTCCTCATCGGCATCGTCGCGTCGACGCTGCTCGCTGCCGTGTTCGCCGTCGTCTGTATCGAGTTCCGCGCCGACCAGATCATCGCCGGCCTGGCCGTCTGGCTCATCGCGCTCGGCCTCGCGCCGTTCGCCTCGCAGGTGTTCTACGGCGGGCCGAACACCAGCAACGTCGGCACCTTCGATACGATAACAGTCCCGGCGCTGGCCGACATCCCGTTCTTCGGCGCGCTGTTCGACGCCTCGCCCGCGGTGTACATCATGTTCCTCGCCGTGGCGGCGTCGTGGTACGTGCTGAACCGCACCACCTTCGGCCGCTGGGTCCGGGCCGCCGGCGAGAACCCGAAGGCGCTGGACACCGCTGGCGTCGACGTGTCCCGCGTCCGCTACGCAGCCGTCCTCCTCTCCGGCGTCCTCTCGGGGATGGGTGGGGCCGCGCTGGCCATCAACATCGGCCAGTTCACCGGCAACGGCCCGACGATGGTCAACGGCAAGGGGTTCATCGCCATCGTCGCCTATCTGTTCGGCAACTACAACCCGGTCGGCGCGCTGCTGTCGACGACGCTGTTTGCCGGCCTCGACGCCGTCCAGTTGCGCCTCCAGACAGCCGATGTCATCGCCGTCCCCGATTCACTGGTCCAGGCCATTCCGTTCGTCGCCGTCATCGTCGTCCTCGCCCTAGTGGGCAAAACCCGCCTGCCAGAAGCCGCTGGCGAGCACTACGAGTCCGGCGAGGAATGA
- a CDS encoding ABC transporter permease, producing the protein MSDDGPSRNGDDPPAPASDDRWSQYRQRLIRLGQTSVGERILIAVSALLLSLVVGTVIVTAAGLMATCRSPVLSFGSTTLCYDPFYVFNRLFLGALGDPFTGGWSPLNAQFAATLRETTILVFTGLSVALAFRAGIFNIGTQGQLIIGALAAALTVLWAGSLVSGTIALVLFIPLGLLAGAIGGGLYGAIPGALKAYADANEVITTIMLNFVAVRVSLYLVRNHFADPTSQATQTRTLPVEGQFPSILFDPRTDFSLLALLIALLFVGGVYYLLEHTAFGYDLRTAGIQPAAAEYGGVDSARTILTSLTLSGALGGIGGAVFVMMTLGKFQTGIPSYGFDGITVSILAGNNPIGAVFAALLFGVLKSGSNVVAFATNVPPQLVGVLRGLIILFVAMPEFFRIIGRRLARGQRDRQATATAGGGADD; encoded by the coding sequence ATGAGCGACGACGGCCCGTCGCGGAACGGCGACGACCCGCCGGCACCGGCCTCGGACGACCGGTGGTCACAGTACCGGCAGCGACTCATCAGGCTGGGCCAGACCTCCGTCGGCGAGCGGATTCTCATCGCCGTCTCGGCGCTGTTGCTCTCTCTCGTCGTCGGGACGGTCATCGTCACCGCTGCGGGACTGATGGCGACGTGTCGGTCGCCGGTACTTTCCTTTGGTTCCACGACGCTGTGCTACGACCCGTTCTACGTGTTCAACCGCCTGTTCCTCGGCGCATTGGGTGACCCCTTCACGGGCGGCTGGTCGCCGCTGAACGCGCAGTTCGCGGCGACGCTTCGGGAGACGACGATTCTGGTGTTCACCGGACTCTCGGTCGCCTTAGCCTTCCGTGCGGGCATCTTCAACATCGGGACGCAGGGCCAGCTCATCATCGGCGCGCTGGCGGCCGCACTGACGGTGTTGTGGGCCGGCTCGCTGGTCTCCGGAACAATCGCCCTCGTTCTGTTCATCCCGCTCGGGCTGCTCGCCGGCGCAATCGGTGGCGGCCTCTACGGTGCGATACCCGGCGCGTTGAAAGCTTACGCCGACGCGAACGAGGTAATTACCACTATCATGCTCAACTTCGTCGCTGTCCGGGTCTCGCTGTATCTCGTCCGGAACCACTTCGCCGACCCGACGAGCCAGGCGACACAGACCCGAACACTGCCCGTCGAGGGACAGTTCCCCTCGATCCTGTTCGACCCGCGGACGGACTTCTCCTTGCTCGCGCTCCTGATTGCGCTCCTGTTCGTCGGCGGCGTCTACTACCTGCTCGAACACACGGCCTTCGGCTACGACCTGCGGACCGCCGGCATCCAGCCCGCGGCCGCGGAGTACGGCGGTGTCGACTCCGCCCGGACCATCCTGACGTCGCTGACGCTGTCCGGTGCACTCGGTGGTATCGGCGGGGCCGTGTTCGTGATGATGACGCTCGGGAAGTTCCAGACTGGCATCCCGAGCTACGGCTTCGACGGGATCACCGTCTCCATCCTCGCCGGCAACAACCCCATCGGGGCCGTCTTCGCCGCGCTCCTGTTCGGCGTCCTCAAGTCCGGTTCGAACGTGGTGGCGTTCGCGACTAACGTGCCGCCACAGCTGGTCGGTGTCCTGCGCGGGCTCATCATCCTGTTCGTCGCGATGCCGGAGTTCTTCCGTATCATCGGTCGGCGGCTCGCAAGGGGACAGCGCGACAGACAGGCCACCGCGACCGCGGGAGGTGGTGCCGATGACTAA
- a CDS encoding ABC transporter ATP-binding protein, whose translation MEQAVHLDGITKRFPGVVANDDVDLAVEKGTVHALLGENGAGKTTLMNVLYGLYQPTEGTVNVHGETQQFDSPRDAIDEGVGMIHQHFMLVDPMTVTENITLGNEPRKWLGLTVDSEQSREQVRELSERYGFDVDPDARIEDVGVGVQQRVEILKALYRGADVLILDEPTAVLTPQEVEDLFRVLEELTDQGKTIIFITHKLGEAMEAADEITVLREGKNVGTVPADDITREELAEMMVGREVLLDLDREPAEPGRSILAVSDLVVEDDRGVRAVDGISLEVRAGEVLGIAGVDGNGQSELVEAITGLQMPDEGTITYDGVDRTTDSRRERIEAGLAYIPEDRQERGLVMDFDLVENGLLGSQHAADYTSKGRIDWNHTRDHAEEIIEEYDVRPPDANAHAKSLSGGNQQKFVVGREFARDPRLVVASHPTRGVDVGSMEFIHDQINALREAGRAVLLISSNLDEVQSLSDRLAVVYEGEIVDIVDPERVTEEQLGLLMAGQQPDAVPTIAANGEGHQ comes from the coding sequence ATGGAACAGGCCGTCCACCTCGATGGTATTACAAAGCGGTTTCCGGGGGTAGTCGCGAATGACGACGTCGATCTGGCGGTTGAGAAGGGGACGGTTCACGCACTGCTCGGCGAGAACGGTGCGGGAAAAACCACCCTGATGAACGTCCTCTACGGGCTCTACCAGCCCACCGAGGGGACGGTCAACGTGCACGGCGAGACACAGCAGTTCGACTCGCCACGCGACGCCATCGACGAGGGTGTCGGTATGATCCACCAGCACTTCATGCTGGTCGATCCGATGACCGTCACCGAAAACATCACGCTTGGGAACGAGCCCCGCAAGTGGCTTGGACTCACGGTTGACAGCGAACAGTCCCGAGAACAGGTCCGTGAACTGTCCGAGCGATACGGGTTCGACGTGGACCCCGACGCCCGCATCGAAGACGTCGGCGTCGGCGTCCAGCAGCGCGTCGAGATCCTCAAAGCGCTCTACCGCGGCGCAGACGTCCTGATTCTGGACGAACCGACGGCAGTACTCACGCCACAGGAAGTCGAGGACCTCTTTCGCGTGCTCGAAGAGCTGACCGACCAGGGCAAGACGATTATCTTCATCACGCACAAGCTCGGCGAGGCGATGGAGGCTGCCGACGAAATCACCGTCCTGCGCGAGGGGAAAAACGTCGGGACGGTGCCCGCCGACGATATTACTCGGGAGGAACTGGCCGAGATGATGGTCGGCCGAGAGGTGCTGCTGGATCTCGACCGGGAGCCCGCCGAGCCGGGCCGGTCTATTCTTGCGGTTTCGGACCTCGTCGTGGAGGACGACCGGGGTGTCCGCGCAGTCGACGGGATTTCGCTCGAGGTCCGGGCCGGCGAGGTACTCGGTATCGCCGGCGTCGACGGGAACGGCCAGTCGGAACTGGTCGAGGCAATTACCGGGCTCCAAATGCCTGACGAGGGGACGATTACCTACGACGGCGTCGACCGGACCACCGACAGCCGCCGGGAGCGCATCGAGGCCGGGCTGGCCTACATCCCGGAAGACCGACAGGAGCGGGGACTGGTGATGGACTTCGACCTCGTCGAGAACGGCCTGCTAGGGAGCCAGCACGCGGCCGACTACACCTCGAAGGGGCGCATCGACTGGAACCACACGCGCGACCACGCGGAGGAGATAATCGAAGAGTACGACGTTCGGCCGCCGGATGCCAACGCCCACGCCAAGTCCCTCTCCGGCGGGAACCAGCAGAAGTTCGTCGTCGGCCGGGAGTTCGCCCGGGACCCGCGTCTCGTCGTCGCCTCCCACCCCACCCGCGGCGTGGACGTAGGGTCGATGGAGTTCATCCACGATCAGATCAACGCGCTCCGCGAAGCGGGCCGGGCCGTGTTGCTCATCTCCTCGAACCTCGACGAGGTCCAGTCGCTCTCGGACCGTCTCGCCGTCGTCTACGAGGGCGAGATCGTCGACATCGTCGACCCCGAGCGCGTGACCGAGGAACAGCTCGGACTGCTGATGGCCGGGCAGCAACCTGACGCCGTCCCGACCATTGCGGCGAACGGGGAGGGTCACCAATGA